One window of Luteitalea sp. genomic DNA carries:
- a CDS encoding acyl-CoA dehydrogenase, with product MTRNQAVDEHEQTVAEVRRTAREQVVPARAQGTSGHVDRGMVAALASSGLLPRIFP from the coding sequence GTGACCAGGAACCAGGCGGTCGACGAGCACGAGCAGACCGTCGCCGAAGTGCGCAGGACGGCGCGCGAGCAGGTGGTGCCGGCAAGGGCGCAGGGAACATCCGGCCACGTCGACCGCGGCATGGTCGCTGCGCTCGCCTCATCGGGCCTGTTGCCGCGGATCTTCCC